The following are encoded together in the Humulus lupulus chromosome 5, drHumLupu1.1, whole genome shotgun sequence genome:
- the LOC133834186 gene encoding cytochrome P450 89A2-like has protein sequence MEVSGGGWWWLILILILIPLFLLKFISRRTPTLPPGPFTIPLIGNIVFLGKSFIDLEPILRNLHAKYGPVVSLCIGSRRTVFIADRHLAHEALIHNGAVFADRPPAVTTTKIFNSDQHNINSAGYGPTWRLLRRNITSEILHPSRAKSYSRARKWVLDILFKRLESDAQSAAVGARIIDHFQYAMFCLLVLMCFGDKLEESKIKEIEAVQRRLLLAFSRYNILNFLPSLTKILFRKRWLELLQIRDDLREVLVPLINSRKKVEEAKVATNDDDDFVLCYVDTLLGLELPEEKRKLDIGEMVSLSSEFLNAGTDTTSTALQWIMANVVKYPQIQEKIYEEIKGVVGNDDGGRRVEIKEEDLQKMPYLKAVTLEGLRRHPPAHFVVPHAVSEDIVVGGHVVPKKATVNFMVAEMGWDPKVWEDPMAFKPERFLVGDDSKVEFDITGNREIKMMPFGAGRRICPGSGLAMLHLEYFVANLVWKFEWNKVDEVDLSEAQEFTTVMKHPLNARLTPRH, from the coding sequence ATGGAAGTCAGTGGCGGTGGTTGGTGGTGGctcatcctcatcctcatcctcatccctCTCTTCCTTCTCAAATTCATTTCCAGAAGAACCCCAACTCTCCCTCCGGGACCCTTCACCATTCCCTTAATCGGCAACATCGTATTCCTCGGAAAATCATTCATCGACCTCGAGCCCATCCTCCGCAACCTCCACGCCAAGTACGGCCCCGTTGTCTCTCTCTGCATCGGCTCCCGCCGAACCGTTTTCATCGCTGACCGTCACCTCGCCCACGAAGCCCTCATACACAACGGCGCCGTATTCGCCGACCGCCCTCCTGCTGTCACCACCACTAAAATCTTTAACAGCGACCAGCACAACATCAACTCCGCCGGGTACGGCCCAACCTGGCGCCTGCTCCGCCGCAACATCACTTCCGAGATCCTCCACCCTTCGCGGGCCAAGTCCTATTCTCGCGCTCGCAAATGGGTTCTCGATATTCTCTTCAAACGCCTCGAATCCGATGCTCAAAGCGCCGCCGTTGGTGCCCGCATAATAGATCACTTCCAGTACGCCATGTTTTGCCTCTTGGTTTTGATGTGCTTCGGCGACAAGCTTGAGGAGTCGAAGATCAAAGAAATCGAGGCCGTTCAACGTCGATTGCTGCTGGCCTTCTCACGCTACAACATACTCAATTTCTTACCAAGTTTAACCAAAATTCTATTCAGAAAGCGGTGGCTGGAGTTGTTGCAGATCCGCGATGACCTACGTGAGGTTCTGGTGCCCCTCATCAATTCCCGGAAGAAGGTTGAGGAAGCCAAGGTTGCTaccaatgatgatgatgatttcgTGCTTTGCTATGTGGATACTTTACTGGGTCTGGAGCTACCAGAGGAGAAGAGGAAGCTTGATATCGGAGAAATGGTGAGCTTGAGCTCTGAGTTTCTGAACGCTGGCACTGACACGACCTCCACGGCACTGCAGTGGATCATGGCCAATGTAGTGAAATATCCCCAGATTCAAGAGAAGATTTATGAGGAAATAAAAGGAGTGGTAGGAAATGATGATGGTGGAAGAAGAGTGGAGATTAAAGAGGAGGATTTGCAGAAGATGCCTTATTTGAAAGCTGTGACATTGGAAGGGCTGAGGCGCCACCCGCCGGCGCACTTTGTGGTGCCGCACGCGGTGAGTGAGGATATTGTGGTGGGTGGACATGTGGTGCCGAAGAAGGCAACTGTCAACTTCATGGTGGCGGAGATGGGATGGGACCCAAAGGTGTGGGAGGATCCCATGGCGTTCAAGCCAGAGAGGTTTCTGGTTGGTGATGATAGTAAGGTTGAGTTTGATATAACTGGGAATAGGGAGATAAAGATGATGCCTTTTGGGGCGGGGAGGAGGATATGCCCTGGCTCTGGTCTGGCCATGCTTCATTTGGAGTATTTTGTGGCCAATTTGGTTTGGAAGTTTGAGTGGAATAAGGTTGATGAAGTTGATTTGTCTGAGGCACAGGAGTTCACCACCGTCATGAAGCATCCTTTGAATGCGCGCTTGACTCCAAGGCACTAG